One region of bacterium genomic DNA includes:
- a CDS encoding AbrB/MazE/SpoVT family DNA-binding domain-containing protein — MRVSEKGQITIPRGLRERFGLNHNVEVELTPTEQGILIHKRTAAPHPVERVYAILDRGKDTDDYMEEIRGR, encoded by the coding sequence ATGCGGGTGTCTGAGAAGGGTCAGATCACTATTCCCAGGGGGTTGCGGGAGCGATTCGGCCTGAATCACAATGTCGAAGTGGAATTAACCCCCACAGAGCAAGGAATCCTCATCCACAAGCGGACCGCTGCCCCACATCCCGTCGAGCGGGTCTATGCCATCCTCGACCGCGGCAAGGACACCGACGACTACATGGAGGAGATCCGAGGGCGGTGA
- a CDS encoding alkaline phosphatase family protein — translation MDNPIPSYEGANLANLAAELEIRLTGRSPTRGLRLDLAELIPHTRNYLLVIIDGLGDLQLSHPAAATLRRHRRAALCAPFPTTTSVGLSAVGTAMAPMQHGVIGYTQWMPALGTVVNMLEWADMATGQPIDLDPADFHPTPNLPERLSAAGVRTVIFKPTDLLDTPVSNMVCRGAERHGYTSPFDIRPPAVSGDGDRTLTVVYTAPVDTAAHAYGQRSQAYSAALSQTGQVWEHLRRSFPSDTTLIGSADHGHCDIPPEGKIYLDENLTEGMTWWGDGRVLMFSGPLEPVHRIARRTNAQFVSADQLRRWLGGGPRHPALTELPTAALLAPPGTVIFPQHLPSPYVGHHGGITPQELQIPLLVA, via the coding sequence ATGGATAACCCCATACCCTCCTACGAAGGCGCCAACCTGGCGAACCTCGCCGCCGAACTGGAGATCCGCCTCACCGGCCGTTCCCCGACCCGAGGCCTCCGTCTCGACCTGGCCGAGCTGATCCCCCACACGCGGAACTACCTACTCGTCATCATCGACGGCCTCGGCGACCTGCAACTCTCCCACCCCGCCGCGGCCACCCTCCGCCGCCATCGTCGAGCCGCCCTGTGTGCGCCGTTCCCCACCACCACGTCAGTCGGGCTGTCCGCGGTGGGCACGGCAATGGCGCCCATGCAGCACGGAGTGATCGGCTACACCCAGTGGATGCCCGCCCTCGGCACGGTCGTGAACATGCTGGAGTGGGCGGACATGGCAACGGGACAGCCCATCGACCTAGACCCGGCCGACTTCCACCCCACCCCCAACCTGCCCGAACGCCTCAGCGCGGCCGGTGTGAGAACGGTGATCTTCAAACCCACCGACCTCCTCGACACCCCGGTGAGCAACATGGTCTGCCGCGGCGCCGAACGCCACGGATACACATCCCCCTTCGACATCCGGCCGCCCGCGGTTTCCGGTGACGGCGACCGCACCCTGACCGTCGTGTACACGGCCCCCGTGGACACAGCCGCCCACGCCTACGGCCAACGCTCGCAGGCCTACAGCGCGGCCCTCTCCCAAACAGGCCAGGTGTGGGAACACCTCAGACGTTCCTTCCCGAGCGACACCACCCTCATCGGATCAGCCGACCACGGCCACTGCGACATCCCTCCCGAAGGCAAGATCTACCTGGACGAGAACCTCACCGAAGGCATGACATGGTGGGGCGACGGCCGCGTCCTCATGTTCTCCGGACCCCTCGAACCGGTACACCGGATCGCCCGCCGGACCAACGCCCAGTTCGTCAGCGCCGACCAACTACGCCGATGGCTGGGCGGAGGCCCCCGACACCCCGCCCTCACCGAACTCCCCACCGCCGCCCTCCTAGCCCCACCCGGAACAGTCATCTTTCCCCAACACCTCCCGAGCCCCTACGTAGGCCACCACGGCGGCATCACCCCCCAAGAGCTACAAATTCCCTTACTAGTCGCCTAG